In Alkalibaculum bacchi, a single genomic region encodes these proteins:
- a CDS encoding CpsD/CapB family tyrosine-protein kinase: MKKNTKKSRVNDALIAHTDPKAIVSEAFRNMRTNVHYSNVDKELKVIQVTSTQQGEGKSTITANYATTLAQSGKRVLIIDCDLRRPNIHKVFGMPNVNGLINVLMRESELDRSIKYTKVEGVFVLVAGPVPPNPSEMLESKRMDEIIGVASENFDIILLDSPPVLPVTDALIISKYTEGTIVVIALEETQKEALKKTIESLENVGANIIGTVVNKANIKKGHYGYGGYSYKYAYKE; encoded by the coding sequence ATGAAAAAAAATACAAAAAAGAGTAGAGTAAACGATGCACTTATTGCACATACAGATCCAAAAGCTATAGTGTCCGAGGCTTTTCGTAACATGAGGACGAATGTTCATTATTCTAATGTGGATAAGGAATTAAAGGTCATACAGGTCACTAGTACCCAACAAGGGGAAGGGAAAAGTACGATTACTGCCAATTATGCAACTACTTTAGCTCAATCTGGCAAGAGAGTGCTCATTATCGATTGTGATTTAAGAAGACCTAATATACATAAAGTTTTTGGCATGCCAAATGTCAATGGATTAATCAATGTATTGATGAGAGAAAGTGAATTAGACCGAAGCATCAAATATACTAAAGTAGAAGGTGTATTTGTATTAGTAGCAGGTCCTGTTCCTCCTAATCCATCAGAGATGCTAGAGAGCAAACGAATGGATGAAATCATTGGTGTAGCCAGTGAAAACTTTGATATTATTCTTTTAGATTCTCCACCAGTACTACCTGTAACAGATGCTTTAATTATTTCAAAGTATACAGAGGGTACTATTGTAGTAATTGCCTTAGAAGAAACTCAAAAGGAAGCACTTAAGAAGACGATAGAATCTTTAGAAAATGTAGGTGCCAATATCATTGGAACTGTAGTAAATAAAGCCAATATCAAAAAAGGACACTATGGCTACGGAGGATATAGCTATAAGTATGCTTATAAGGAATAA
- a CDS encoding glucose-1-phosphate adenylyltransferase encodes MKNYKVVAMLLAGGQGSRLRDLTKEIAKPAVSFGGKYRIIDFVLSNVANSGISDIGILTQYKPHILNEHIGNGTSWDLDRSCGGLRILSPFRNEVEGRWYKGTANAIYENIHFINRIDPEYILILSGDHIYKMDYSKMIDEHIKNDADGTISVIQVPWEEASRFGIMSVDDNNRIIEFEEKPPVPKNNLASMGIYVFNWKVLKNYLIKIEEDPTSNDDFGKDIIPQMIEDEKRMFTYVFKGYWKDVGTVRSYWQANMDLLQENNELDIYDVNWRIRTRNKHVPPHYIASTSEVKNSMINEGCIIEGTLNKCILAHDIHIEESAQVENSVILSNVTVKSGAKVRNCIIMEDVVVESGAVIGSDDEISLVSREHILCE; translated from the coding sequence ATGAAAAATTACAAGGTAGTTGCTATGTTGTTAGCAGGGGGCCAAGGGTCTAGATTACGAGATTTGACAAAGGAAATCGCAAAGCCGGCTGTTTCTTTTGGAGGGAAATATCGAATCATTGATTTTGTTCTAAGCAATGTTGCCAATTCTGGAATATCTGATATAGGAATTCTTACTCAGTATAAGCCTCATATCTTAAATGAACATATAGGAAATGGAACATCATGGGATTTAGATAGAAGTTGTGGAGGGCTTAGAATATTATCTCCTTTCAGAAATGAGGTTGAAGGAAGATGGTATAAGGGAACAGCCAATGCGATTTACGAAAACATACATTTTATAAACCGTATCGATCCTGAATATATATTGATTTTATCAGGAGATCACATATACAAAATGGATTATTCTAAGATGATTGATGAGCATATCAAAAATGATGCAGATGGCACTATTTCTGTAATTCAGGTTCCTTGGGAAGAAGCCTCCCGATTCGGAATCATGAGTGTAGATGATAACAATCGCATTATCGAATTTGAAGAAAAGCCACCTGTTCCAAAGAATAATTTAGCTTCTATGGGTATATATGTGTTCAATTGGAAGGTATTAAAAAATTATTTGATAAAAATTGAAGAAGATCCTACATCTAACGATGACTTTGGCAAAGATATCATTCCTCAAATGATCGAGGATGAAAAAAGGATGTTTACTTATGTATTTAAAGGATATTGGAAAGATGTTGGGACCGTGAGAAGTTATTGGCAAGCCAATATGGATTTATTGCAAGAAAACAATGAATTAGATATATATGATGTAAATTGGCGAATACGAACAAGAAACAAACATGTACCTCCTCATTATATAGCATCTACTTCAGAAGTAAAAAATTCCATGATCAATGAGGGCTGTATCATAGAAGGAACTCTGAATAAATGCATTTTAGCACATGATATACATATTGAAGAGAGTGCGCAAGTAGAAAATAGCGTAATTTTATCTAATGTAACAGTCAAATCAGGAGCAAAAGTACGAAATTGTATCATCATGGAAGATGTAGTAGTAGAATCAGGTGCCGTTATAGGATCTGATGATGAAATTAGCTTAGTGTCAAGAGAACATATCTTATGTGAATAG
- the glgD gene encoding glucose-1-phosphate adenylyltransferase subunit GlgD, with protein sequence MENCLGVITLGQKDSNFGVLCRKRPDAMLPFGGRYRLVDIALSNMINAGISGIGLFTGNKIRSLMDHVRNGKAWNLNRNTHGIKVYPPLYDDEPIYQNIGDINEFKKNEVFFLENNMDNLFFCTTTMIANIDIGKAYRDFIKSESDITLIYKHIDNPKPNLVGCKHITFDEKIRLKSIGMYTGNSQEMNLYLKMFFIKKKIFFEILNEAIEKGNKLYFQDALFQAMDRYQVSCYKFDGTIQYVNSIKSYYEANMRVLNPKYSKELFYENGPIITKPKDEPPTHYLANATVKNSYIANGCIIDGVIENSILFRGVKVEKGAVIKNSIIMQKCCISQDVHIEYAILDKHIVVEPKVILIGNQSIPYVVGKGEILSNKESNLNTKIKSFLGNIVERAEGVI encoded by the coding sequence ATGGAAAATTGTTTAGGTGTAATTACATTGGGACAAAAGGATAGTAATTTTGGCGTACTCTGTCGAAAAAGACCAGATGCTATGCTGCCTTTTGGAGGGCGTTATCGACTTGTAGATATTGCCTTATCGAATATGATCAATGCTGGAATAAGTGGTATAGGATTATTTACTGGAAATAAAATAAGATCTTTAATGGATCATGTTCGTAATGGAAAAGCATGGAATTTAAATCGAAATACTCATGGCATTAAAGTGTATCCACCTTTATATGATGATGAACCAATATACCAAAATATTGGCGATATTAATGAATTCAAAAAAAATGAAGTGTTCTTTTTAGAGAACAATATGGATAATCTCTTTTTCTGTACTACGACTATGATAGCGAATATCGATATAGGTAAAGCCTATAGGGATTTTATAAAATCGGAGTCTGATATTACTTTAATCTATAAACATATAGATAATCCAAAGCCAAATTTAGTTGGTTGTAAGCATATAACATTTGATGAAAAAATAAGACTAAAGAGTATTGGCATGTACACTGGAAATAGCCAAGAAATGAACTTATACTTAAAAATGTTTTTTATTAAGAAAAAAATATTCTTTGAAATTCTAAATGAAGCAATTGAAAAGGGAAATAAGCTTTATTTTCAAGATGCTCTATTTCAAGCTATGGATAGATATCAGGTATCCTGTTATAAGTTTGACGGTACAATACAATATGTAAATAGTATTAAGAGCTATTATGAAGCAAATATGAGAGTATTAAATCCAAAATATTCAAAAGAACTATTTTATGAAAATGGTCCAATTATTACAAAGCCAAAAGATGAACCTCCAACTCATTACTTAGCCAATGCTACTGTTAAAAATTCCTATATAGCCAATGGCTGTATTATAGATGGAGTTATAGAAAATTCGATTTTGTTTAGAGGAGTTAAGGTGGAAAAAGGTGCGGTCATCAAAAATTCCATCATCATGCAAAAGTGCTGTATTTCACAAGATGTACATATCGAATACGCTATTTTAGATAAACATATAGTAGTCGAACCTAAAGTCATCCTCATAGGCAATCAGTCCATTCCATATGTTGTAGGAAAGGGAGAGATACTGAGCAATAAAGAAAGTAATCTAAATACTAAGATTAAATCTTTTTTAGGGAACATTGTAGAAAGAGCCGAGGGGGTTATTTGA
- the glgA gene encoding glycogen synthase GlgA gives MLRILYAVAEESPFIKTGGLGDVAGALPKVLKDHHVDVRVVLPLYKQIHEKYGNQMTKLSEFTVHLGWREQYVGIMTLEFNGVTHYFIDNKFYFFRDQIYGEGDDGERFVYYSKVIAQLPKYIDFKPQIIHTNDWHTALTNVYVKEYAKYDSFYQEIKTVFTIHNLRYQGIFDSTMLEDTMDLPRTYYNEDGLKFYDNINFMKGGIVYSDAVNTVSESYAEEIKYPYFGESLDGIIRKHENKISGIMNGIDYDVYNPGHDSHIHRNYDMRSISRKKDNKVHLQEKYGLPINPDIPMLSMVTRLNEMKGLDLIAHIFDELIQEDIQFVVLGIGDKKYEEMFCCFQDRYPEKVASRIYFNESESHEVYAASDIFVMPSKVEPCGLSQLIALKYGTVPVVRAIGGLKDSICPYNPSTGLGNGFIFEHFNAHGCLFAIKEALKLFEDKTVWDKLMKECMKSINDWNKSSKNYIGIYELVSNS, from the coding sequence ATGTTAAGGATTTTATATGCTGTAGCCGAAGAGAGCCCTTTTATTAAGACAGGGGGGTTAGGTGATGTAGCAGGGGCATTGCCAAAAGTACTAAAAGATCATCACGTAGATGTGAGAGTAGTTCTTCCCTTATATAAGCAAATACATGAAAAGTACGGCAATCAAATGACCAAATTAAGCGAGTTTACTGTTCACTTAGGTTGGAGAGAACAGTATGTAGGGATTATGACATTAGAATTTAATGGAGTCACTCACTACTTTATTGATAATAAATTCTACTTTTTTAGAGATCAAATATACGGTGAAGGTGACGATGGCGAACGGTTTGTTTACTATTCTAAGGTCATTGCCCAGTTGCCAAAATACATAGATTTTAAACCCCAAATTATACATACTAATGATTGGCATACAGCTTTAACTAATGTTTATGTAAAAGAATATGCCAAATACGATTCCTTTTATCAGGAGATAAAGACAGTTTTTACAATCCACAATTTAAGGTATCAAGGTATCTTTGACTCAACTATGTTAGAAGATACAATGGATTTGCCTAGGACTTATTATAATGAAGATGGACTAAAATTTTATGATAATATTAATTTTATGAAAGGCGGAATAGTTTACTCGGATGCAGTAAATACCGTATCAGAATCTTATGCTGAAGAGATTAAATATCCATATTTTGGGGAAAGCTTAGACGGTATCATTAGAAAACACGAGAATAAAATATCTGGCATCATGAATGGCATTGATTATGATGTGTATAATCCTGGGCATGATTCTCATATACATAGAAATTATGATATGAGGTCCATTTCCCGTAAAAAGGATAATAAAGTACACTTGCAAGAAAAATATGGATTACCAATAAATCCAGATATTCCTATGCTTTCTATGGTCACGAGATTAAATGAAATGAAGGGACTTGATTTAATCGCTCATATATTTGACGAATTGATTCAAGAGGATATTCAGTTTGTAGTCTTGGGGATTGGAGATAAAAAGTATGAAGAGATGTTTTGCTGTTTCCAGGATCGCTACCCTGAAAAAGTTGCATCGAGGATATATTTTAACGAGTCCGAATCTCATGAAGTATATGCAGCATCAGATATCTTTGTCATGCCCTCAAAAGTGGAACCTTGTGGGCTTAGCCAATTAATCGCTCTAAAATATGGAACAGTGCCTGTAGTGAGGGCAATAGGAGGATTAAAAGATTCTATTTGCCCATATAATCCATCAACTGGACTAGGAAATGGATTTATATTTGAACATTTTAATGCTCATGGATGTTTATTTGCTATCAAAGAGGCACTAAAGCTTTTTGAGGATAAAACAGTTTGGGATAAGTTAATGAAAGAATGTATGAAATCCATAAATGATTGGAACAAATCATCCAAAAATTACATAGGGATATATGAACTCGTGTCAAATTCGTAA
- a CDS encoding YveK family protein, translated as MEQYESAEELDLKELWFVFKNNIKFIAIMVLLAMIVTSIVTFFVLDKEYESYTTLMLGKPKEYEQERADITYNDVMLNQQLVSTYGEIVKSKTITNQVIDNLQLDISSAQLSEMATVTTLNDTEIIKITVRNTDPVLAATIANEMANVFMDYVSELMNIDNVNIIDVAEANNTPVAPRSMMNIAISFVLGLMIGVFIVFIREYLNTKISTSKQVEAIIDYPILAIIPEFK; from the coding sequence ATGGAACAATATGAAAGCGCGGAAGAATTAGATCTAAAGGAACTATGGTTTGTTTTTAAAAACAATATAAAGTTTATAGCTATTATGGTCTTACTAGCAATGATTGTAACAAGTATCGTAACTTTTTTTGTTTTAGATAAAGAGTACGAATCCTATACAACCTTAATGCTGGGTAAACCAAAAGAATATGAACAAGAAAGAGCAGATATTACCTATAATGATGTTATGTTAAACCAACAACTTGTGTCTACATATGGTGAAATTGTAAAGAGCAAAACAATTACTAATCAAGTTATCGACAATTTACAATTAGATATATCATCAGCTCAGCTAAGCGAAATGGCCACTGTCACTACATTAAACGATACAGAAATCATCAAAATAACCGTTCGAAATACGGATCCAGTGCTAGCAGCTACTATAGCTAATGAAATGGCAAATGTATTTATGGATTATGTCAGTGAACTAATGAACATAGATAATGTCAATATTATCGATGTAGCAGAAGCAAATAATACTCCTGTAGCTCCAAGAAGTATGATGAATATAGCAATCTCATTTGTATTAGGTCTTATGATTGGCGTATTTATTGTATTTATTAGAGAGTACTTAAATACAAAAATTAGCACGTCAAAGCAAGTAGAGGCTATAATCGACTACCCTATTTTAGCTATTATACCTGAATTCAAATAG
- the glgB gene encoding 1,4-alpha-glucan branching protein GlgB, protein MKIKNAEKYFYSSLEKQPLEMFSAGKLYNSYKFFGAHRINCDGYEAVRFLVWAPHAASVCLVGEFNDWDQTGYPLKKISHNGVWEISVFNVKVYDSYKYRIVTPYGEVFYKADPYGFHMEERPKSASKYFDIENYSWKDRKWRESLKKRDSYVRPISIYEVNLLSWKKKKDGKQYSYKDLAEELVPYVKEMGFTHIEIMPIMEHPYDGSWGYQVTGYFAPTSRFGTPTDFMYFIDCCHQNDIGVILDWVPVHYCKDAHGLCHFDGEDCFESSDRGRAENEQWGTVNFDYGKTEVRNFLISNAIYWHEKYHIDGMRIDAVAYMLYLNFSGKDIRNQYGGYEHIEAVEFIKELNSAVFLRYPKTLMMAEESTAWPLVTSPTDVGGLGFNYKWNMGWMNDILEYMEQDSLFRKGNQNALTFSITYAFSENYVLPLSHDEVVHGKKSLLSKMPGTYKEKFANLRLLYAYMYAHPGKKLLFMGGEFGQFIEWNEWQGLDWHLLDYESHGKMREFVKNLNKFYRREPCLYELDTTYDGFEWIEHENHQESIIAFERKGSEGDKLIVVFNFTPIERKRYPIGVDKLGSYKVVLNSNLIKYGGDSRSMSVYKAKILEMHNKPYAIRLTIPPLSGVFLKYKGNE, encoded by the coding sequence ATGAAAATCAAAAATGCTGAAAAGTACTTTTACTCGAGTCTAGAAAAACAACCCTTAGAGATGTTTAGTGCTGGGAAATTGTACAATAGTTACAAATTCTTTGGAGCTCATAGGATAAATTGTGACGGATATGAAGCAGTTCGTTTCTTAGTATGGGCACCTCATGCAGCTAGTGTTTGCCTTGTAGGTGAGTTTAATGATTGGGATCAAACAGGGTATCCATTAAAGAAAATAAGCCACAATGGTGTATGGGAAATCAGCGTTTTTAATGTGAAGGTCTACGATTCGTACAAGTATAGGATTGTTACCCCTTATGGGGAAGTTTTCTATAAAGCAGACCCTTACGGATTTCATATGGAAGAAAGGCCAAAAAGCGCTTCAAAGTACTTCGACATAGAAAACTATTCATGGAAAGATAGGAAGTGGAGGGAAAGCCTCAAAAAAAGAGATTCTTATGTCAGACCTATATCGATTTACGAAGTCAATTTATTAAGTTGGAAAAAGAAAAAGGATGGCAAACAATACTCTTATAAGGATCTTGCAGAAGAACTGGTTCCCTATGTAAAAGAAATGGGCTTTACTCATATTGAAATTATGCCTATTATGGAGCACCCATATGATGGTTCTTGGGGATATCAGGTTACTGGCTATTTTGCACCAACTAGCCGATTTGGAACACCTACTGATTTTATGTATTTTATCGACTGCTGTCATCAAAATGATATAGGCGTCATATTAGATTGGGTACCCGTTCATTACTGTAAGGATGCTCACGGTCTTTGCCATTTTGATGGTGAAGATTGTTTTGAATCGAGTGACAGAGGTAGAGCAGAAAATGAACAATGGGGAACTGTAAATTTCGATTATGGCAAAACAGAAGTAAGAAATTTCCTCATTTCTAATGCCATCTATTGGCATGAAAAATATCATATTGACGGCATGCGGATTGATGCAGTAGCCTACATGCTTTATTTAAATTTTTCAGGTAAAGACATAAGAAATCAATATGGCGGATATGAACATATTGAAGCTGTAGAGTTTATAAAAGAATTAAACTCTGCTGTATTTTTAAGGTATCCTAAGACCTTAATGATGGCAGAAGAATCTACAGCTTGGCCTCTAGTTACTAGTCCAACGGATGTTGGAGGACTAGGATTTAATTACAAATGGAATATGGGCTGGATGAACGATATTTTAGAGTACATGGAGCAAGACTCACTATTTCGTAAAGGAAATCAAAATGCATTGACCTTTTCTATTACCTATGCTTTTTCAGAAAATTACGTTCTCCCCTTAAGTCATGATGAAGTAGTACATGGAAAAAAATCTCTACTAAGCAAAATGCCGGGAACTTACAAAGAAAAGTTTGCAAATTTAAGATTGCTCTATGCATATATGTACGCCCATCCTGGAAAAAAACTATTGTTTATGGGTGGCGAATTTGGTCAATTTATCGAGTGGAATGAATGGCAGGGTTTAGATTGGCATCTACTGGATTACGAATCCCATGGGAAAATGAGAGAGTTTGTAAAAAACCTAAATAAGTTTTACAGAAGAGAGCCATGTCTTTATGAATTAGACACCACATATGATGGATTTGAGTGGATCGAACATGAAAACCATCAGGAGAGCATCATTGCATTTGAGCGAAAGGGTTCGGAAGGAGATAAGTTAATAGTAGTATTTAATTTTACACCAATTGAGAGAAAGAGATATCCCATAGGTGTGGATAAACTAGGCAGCTATAAAGTTGTTTTAAATAGCAATCTAATAAAATATGGTGGAGACAGTCGTAGTATGAGCGTTTATAAGGCGAAAATATTAGAAATGCATAATAAGCCCTATGCTATTCGCTTGACGATTCCACCCCTTTCTGGTGTGTTTCTCAAGTATAAAGGAAATGAGTAA
- a CDS encoding tyrosine-protein phosphatase, which yields MFDIHSHILFGVDDGSKSLEQSIEMTKISSNVGFTDIIATPHYIGNTKFNRDMTDNTRLLADLKAETMHNNLPVRLYLGNECFLESNLVDHLKDKKVATLNDTPYILLEVPRNKTMFSSLLNFIFELQLNGYFVILAHPERYDFVINDIDTLKGLIERDVLIQMNLPSLVGVYGHEVQNTAKKMIEHNMVHLIGSDAHNEKGYERAGKALNILKSSVSKNTFEEITRSNPKAIVEGKILYPEAPIKIEKKKNFWQFLKFNRA from the coding sequence ATGTTTGATATACATAGCCATATCCTGTTTGGCGTAGATGACGGTTCTAAAAGCTTAGAACAATCTATAGAGATGACTAAAATAAGCAGCAACGTTGGCTTTACAGATATTATAGCCACTCCCCATTATATAGGGAATACGAAATTTAATAGAGATATGACTGATAATACTCGCTTATTAGCTGATTTAAAAGCAGAAACAATGCATAATAATTTGCCTGTTAGATTGTATCTAGGTAATGAATGCTTTTTAGAATCGAATTTGGTAGATCATTTAAAGGATAAAAAAGTAGCAACTTTAAACGATACACCTTATATCTTATTAGAAGTGCCTAGAAATAAGACGATGTTTAGCAGCCTCCTTAATTTTATCTTTGAGTTACAGTTAAACGGATATTTTGTGATATTAGCGCATCCTGAAAGATATGACTTTGTCATTAATGATATAGATACTCTAAAAGGGCTCATTGAAAGAGATGTTCTGATTCAAATGAATTTACCTAGCTTAGTTGGTGTATACGGACATGAAGTTCAAAATACAGCAAAGAAGATGATTGAGCATAATATGGTTCATCTAATCGGTAGCGATGCACATAATGAAAAAGGATACGAACGGGCTGGTAAAGCTTTGAATATTCTCAAGAGCTCTGTAAGCAAAAATACTTTTGAAGAAATTACAAGGAGTAATCCAAAAGCAATTGTTGAGGGGAAAATTCTCTATCCAGAAGCCCCAATAAAAATAGAAAAGAAAAAGAACTTTTGGCAATTTTTAAAATTTAATCGAGCATAA